The following proteins come from a genomic window of Terribacillus aidingensis:
- the uvrA gene encoding excinuclease ABC subunit UvrA, translating to MAKKNISVRGARANNLKNIDVDIPKDSLVVLTGLSGSGKSSLAFDTIYAEGQRRYVESLSAYARQFLGQMDKPDVDSIEGLSPAISIDQKTTSKNPRSTVGTVTEIYDYLRLLYARVGRPTCPRHGIEISSQTVEQMADRILEFPERSRLQVLAPVISGKKGEHVKVLEKLKAEGYIRLRVDGEMMEIHDDIKLEKTKKHSIEVVVDRIVIKEGVTGRLTDSLETALALGDGKVIVDVMDVEELLFSEHHACPICGFSIGELEPRMFSFNNPFGACSSCDGLGTKLEVDPDLVIPNKDLTLREGAIAAWEPTSSQYYPKLLEAACSHFGIDMDVPVNKLPEGQLDILMNGKKKDKIHFRYENDFGRVRESNIEFEGVLTNIARRYRETTSDFIREQMEKYMNNRPCPKCKGHRLREESLAVLINGHHISNVTAKSVIEVKHFMEDLELNEKERQIAFMITKEIIDRITFLNNVGLDYLTLSRSAGTLSGGEAQRIRLATQIGSALTGVLYVLDEPSIGLHQRDNDRLIETMKRMRDLGNTLVVVEHDEDTMMEADWLIDVGPGAGEHGGQITSQGTPAKVMKDKKSLTGQYLSGKKFIPLPFERRSPDMERSIEIIGAEENNLKKASAKIPLGLFTAVTGVSGSGKSTFVNEILHKTLAQKLNRSKIKPGKHKEIKGLEHLDKVIDIDQSPIGRTPRSNPATYTGAFDDIRDVYASTNAAKVRGYKKGRFSFNVKGGRCEACRGDGIIKIEMHFLPDVYVPCEVCHGKRYNRETLEIKYKGKSIADVLDMTIEEGLEFFANIPKIKRKLQTISDVGLGYVKLGQPATTLSGGEAQRVKLASELHKRSNGKTFYILDEPTTGLHVDDISRLLKVLERIVENGDTVLVIEHNLDVIKTADYLIDLGPEGGDRGGEIVATGTPEEVAEVPASYTGKYLKPILERDRERTTSQIEYATHVAER from the coding sequence GTGGCGAAGAAAAATATTTCTGTCAGAGGCGCCCGCGCCAATAACTTAAAAAATATCGATGTTGATATACCAAAGGATAGTCTAGTCGTATTGACTGGACTGTCAGGTTCAGGGAAATCCTCGCTCGCTTTTGATACCATTTACGCAGAAGGACAGCGGCGTTATGTGGAATCTTTATCTGCATATGCCCGCCAGTTCCTTGGCCAGATGGACAAGCCCGATGTGGATTCAATCGAAGGCTTGTCGCCAGCTATCAGTATCGATCAGAAAACGACAAGTAAGAACCCGCGCTCTACAGTCGGAACCGTTACGGAAATCTATGATTACCTGCGTCTTCTGTATGCCAGAGTAGGACGTCCGACTTGTCCGAGGCATGGTATTGAAATCAGCTCTCAAACAGTGGAACAGATGGCCGATCGAATTTTGGAATTCCCAGAGCGTTCTCGATTGCAGGTACTTGCACCTGTAATCTCCGGTAAGAAAGGTGAGCATGTGAAGGTGCTCGAAAAGCTTAAAGCGGAAGGCTATATCCGTCTTCGTGTTGATGGAGAAATGATGGAGATTCATGATGACATCAAGCTGGAGAAAACAAAGAAACACTCTATCGAGGTTGTTGTCGATCGTATTGTCATAAAAGAAGGTGTTACTGGTCGTTTGACAGATTCCTTGGAAACGGCACTTGCGCTTGGAGACGGAAAAGTCATCGTGGACGTGATGGATGTCGAGGAGCTGCTTTTCAGTGAGCATCACGCTTGCCCGATTTGCGGATTCTCTATTGGAGAACTGGAGCCTCGCATGTTTTCTTTCAACAATCCTTTTGGTGCGTGCTCGTCCTGCGACGGACTTGGTACGAAATTAGAGGTCGATCCCGATCTTGTCATCCCGAATAAGGATTTGACACTGCGCGAGGGTGCCATTGCTGCATGGGAACCGACTAGCTCCCAATACTATCCGAAGCTTCTGGAAGCTGCCTGCAGCCATTTTGGTATCGATATGGATGTACCAGTGAACAAACTGCCGGAGGGACAGCTTGATATCCTGATGAACGGTAAGAAGAAGGACAAGATTCACTTCCGCTATGAAAATGATTTTGGCCGCGTCAGAGAAAGCAATATCGAGTTCGAAGGTGTTCTGACTAATATTGCTCGGAGGTATCGGGAAACAACATCCGATTTCATCCGTGAACAGATGGAAAAGTATATGAACAACCGCCCGTGTCCGAAATGTAAAGGTCACCGCCTGCGTGAGGAATCGCTCGCGGTTCTTATCAACGGACATCATATCAGCAATGTTACAGCCAAATCCGTGATTGAAGTGAAGCATTTCATGGAGGACCTTGAATTGAACGAGAAGGAAAGACAAATTGCCTTCATGATCACCAAGGAGATAATAGACAGGATCACATTCCTGAATAATGTCGGCTTGGATTATTTGACGCTTTCCCGTTCGGCGGGCACATTGTCTGGCGGAGAAGCGCAGCGTATCCGTCTTGCTACACAGATTGGATCAGCTTTAACTGGTGTCTTGTATGTACTGGATGAACCTTCCATCGGACTGCATCAGCGTGATAACGACAGACTGATCGAAACGATGAAACGAATGCGTGATCTTGGCAATACGCTTGTCGTAGTTGAGCATGATGAGGACACGATGATGGAAGCGGACTGGCTAATTGATGTCGGACCTGGGGCTGGTGAACATGGCGGGCAAATCACGAGTCAGGGAACACCTGCAAAGGTGATGAAAGATAAAAAGTCCCTTACTGGACAATATTTATCTGGTAAGAAATTCATTCCGCTGCCTTTTGAACGACGCAGTCCAGATATGGAGCGTTCCATTGAAATCATCGGAGCAGAAGAAAATAACTTGAAGAAAGCATCTGCCAAGATTCCGCTTGGTTTGTTCACAGCGGTGACAGGTGTTTCTGGATCCGGTAAAAGTACATTCGTCAATGAGATCCTGCACAAAACTCTGGCACAGAAGCTTAACCGGAGCAAAATAAAACCTGGTAAACACAAAGAAATTAAAGGATTGGAGCATCTGGACAAGGTGATCGATATTGACCAGTCTCCAATCGGGCGGACTCCTCGTTCGAACCCGGCTACGTATACCGGTGCTTTCGACGATATCCGTGATGTGTATGCCAGCACGAACGCTGCAAAGGTTCGCGGCTATAAAAAAGGCCGTTTCAGCTTTAACGTGAAGGGCGGACGATGTGAAGCTTGCCGCGGTGATGGAATCATCAAGATTGAGATGCATTTCCTTCCAGATGTTTATGTGCCATGTGAGGTTTGTCACGGTAAACGATATAACCGTGAAACACTTGAAATCAAATATAAAGGTAAGAGTATTGCAGATGTACTGGATATGACGATTGAAGAGGGATTGGAGTTCTTTGCCAACATCCCGAAAATCAAGCGTAAATTACAGACGATATCTGATGTAGGTCTTGGCTATGTAAAACTTGGACAGCCTGCTACGACATTATCCGGCGGTGAGGCGCAGCGCGTGAAGCTTGCCAGTGAATTGCATAAACGCAGTAATGGTAAGACATTCTATATTCTGGATGAGCCGACAACCGGCTTGCATGTAGATGATATTTCCCGATTGCTGAAAGTGCTTGAGCGTATTGTGGAAAATGGGGATACCGTCCTTGTTATCGAACATAACCTCGATGTTATCAAAACAGCTGACTACCTTATCGACTTAGGTCCTGAAGGCGGGGATCGAGGCGGAGAGATTGTAGCGACTGGTACACCGGAAGAAGTGGCAGAGGTGCCTGCATCTTACACTGGGAAGTACTTGAAGCCGATTCTTGAGCGTGACCGCGAACGTACGACTAGCCAGATAGAGTATGCAACGCATGTTGCGGAACGCTAA
- the uvrB gene encoding excinuclease ABC subunit UvrB, whose product MKEKETFELVSKYSPQGDQPRAIDRLVDGIHQKKRHQTLLGATGTGKTFTISNMVKEINRPTLVIAHNKTLAGQLYSEFKEFFPNNAVEYFVSYYDYYQPEAYVPQTDTFIEKDASINDEIDKLRHSATSALFERNDVLIVASVSCIYGLGSPEEYKSQVLSVRVGMEKDRDELLRNLVDIQYARNDIDFQRGTFRVRGDSVEVIPASKEEHCIRFEFFGDEIDRIREVDALTGEIIGDREHVAIFPASHFVTREENLKKAIVNIEKELKDQLAVFKEQGKLLEAQRLEQRTNYDLEMMREMGFCSGIENYSAQLTFRERGATPYTLLDFFPDDFLVVVDESHVTLPQIRGMFNGDQARKKVLVDHGFRLPSAMDNRPLTFDEFEKKTEQLVYVSATPGPYEIEHTPEMVEQIIRPTGLLDPEIDIRPIEGQIDDIISEIYKRTEKNERVLITTLTKKMSEDLTDYLKDIGIKVAYLHSEIKTLERIEVIRDLRVGKYDVLIGINLLREGLDIPEVSLVAILDADKEGFLRSERSLIQTMGRAARNENGHVIMYADRITDSMQKAIDETTRRREIQIAYNKEHGITPRTIQKEVRDVIKATISSEESGTNKKDTPDLTKLTKKEKEQVIAKMEKEMKQAARDLNFERAAELRDLVLELKVEG is encoded by the coding sequence TTGAAGGAAAAGGAAACGTTTGAGTTAGTATCTAAATACAGCCCTCAAGGCGACCAGCCGAGAGCAATTGACCGTCTTGTTGACGGTATCCATCAGAAAAAGCGGCATCAGACATTGCTAGGTGCGACGGGTACCGGTAAGACGTTCACTATTTCAAATATGGTGAAGGAAATTAATCGCCCAACCCTTGTCATTGCCCATAACAAGACATTGGCGGGTCAGCTGTACAGTGAGTTCAAGGAATTTTTCCCAAACAATGCAGTTGAATATTTCGTCAGTTATTATGATTATTATCAGCCAGAAGCATACGTACCGCAGACTGATACCTTCATCGAGAAGGACGCAAGCATCAATGATGAAATCGATAAACTGCGCCACTCTGCTACATCTGCTCTTTTCGAGCGCAATGATGTGCTGATTGTGGCAAGTGTGTCCTGTATCTATGGTTTAGGTTCCCCGGAGGAATATAAGAGCCAGGTGCTGTCTGTTCGCGTCGGTATGGAGAAAGATCGGGATGAGCTGCTTCGTAATCTAGTTGACATCCAGTATGCACGAAATGATATCGACTTCCAGCGCGGAACCTTCCGTGTACGCGGCGATTCTGTCGAGGTCATCCCGGCTTCCAAAGAAGAGCATTGTATCCGTTTTGAGTTCTTTGGTGACGAAATCGACCGGATCCGTGAAGTGGATGCGCTGACAGGCGAAATCATCGGCGACCGCGAACATGTCGCGATTTTCCCTGCATCCCACTTCGTAACCCGCGAAGAAAATCTTAAAAAAGCTATCGTTAATATAGAGAAAGAGCTCAAGGATCAGCTGGCTGTATTCAAGGAGCAAGGCAAACTGCTGGAAGCACAGCGTCTTGAGCAGCGTACAAACTACGATTTGGAAATGATGCGGGAAATGGGCTTTTGTTCGGGTATTGAAAACTACTCGGCTCAGCTTACCTTCCGTGAACGTGGTGCTACGCCGTATACACTATTGGACTTCTTCCCGGACGACTTCCTTGTCGTCGTCGATGAGTCCCATGTTACGCTGCCGCAGATAAGGGGAATGTTCAATGGTGACCAAGCGCGTAAAAAGGTGCTTGTAGACCACGGCTTCCGTCTGCCATCTGCAATGGATAACCGGCCGCTCACATTCGATGAATTCGAGAAGAAGACAGAACAGCTTGTCTATGTCTCTGCAACTCCGGGACCTTATGAAATCGAACATACACCGGAAATGGTCGAGCAGATCATCCGGCCTACAGGATTGCTTGATCCGGAAATCGACATCCGTCCGATTGAAGGACAGATTGATGATATTATCAGTGAGATTTATAAACGGACAGAAAAGAATGAGCGTGTATTGATCACGACACTCACGAAGAAAATGTCTGAGGATTTAACCGATTATTTGAAAGATATCGGTATTAAAGTTGCTTATTTGCATTCAGAAATCAAAACGCTGGAGCGAATAGAAGTAATCCGGGATTTGCGCGTTGGGAAGTATGATGTACTTATCGGAATCAACTTGCTTCGAGAGGGATTGGATATTCCAGAAGTTTCCCTTGTTGCTATCCTTGATGCGGATAAGGAAGGATTCCTGCGATCCGAGCGTTCGTTGATTCAGACTATGGGACGGGCAGCTCGTAATGAGAATGGGCATGTCATTATGTATGCAGATAGAATCACCGACAGTATGCAAAAAGCAATAGATGAGACGACTCGACGCCGTGAAATCCAAATCGCTTACAATAAAGAGCATGGCATCACACCGCGGACGATTCAGAAGGAAGTACGGGATGTCATTAAAGCTACGATTAGTTCCGAAGAGTCCGGAACAAATAAGAAAGATACACCGGATTTGACGAAGCTGACGAAGAAAGAAAAAGAACAAGTCATAGCCAAGATGGAAAAAGAAATGAAACAGGCTGCACGCGACCTCAATTTCGAGCGCGCTGCCGAGCTTCGTGATCTTGTATTGGAACTTAAAGTGGAAGGGTGA
- a CDS encoding peptide chain release factor 3 gives MQIKQEVQKRKTFAIISHPDAGKTTMTEKLLVFGNLIRTAGTVKGKKSGKFATSDWMEIEKQRGISVTSSVMNFPYKDYQVNILDTPGHEDFSEDTYRTLTAVDSVVMIIDATKGIEAQTLKLFKVCRMRGIPIFTFINKLDREGREPLELLEEIESVLDIETYPMNWPAGMGKRFLGIFDRYNKQFVRFNGNEEESFIPYDELDDPAYADLTGNSTFEDTKGELELLEEAGDQFSLDRVLAGKQTPVFFGSALAPFGVQTFFDTFVNLAPAPGSRRTTEGIMSPEKEEFSGFIFKIQANMNPAHRDRIAFLRVCSGKFERGMSVNLSRSAKPIKLSQSQQFVASSRDTVEEAYAGDIIGIYDPNIYRIGDTLVEGKANFEFDELPQFPPEVFKKVTAKNVMKAKQFQKGIEQLVQEGAIQLFRGKRDNSYILGAVGELQYEVFEYRMKNEYNVEVVLESMGERIPRWLKAEQVDERLFDERSLLVQDREGDYLALFKNDFALRWFTDKNPKVDLIDLFEVNQYDQASN, from the coding sequence ATGCAAATAAAACAAGAAGTACAGAAGCGTAAGACTTTCGCCATCATTTCCCACCCGGATGCCGGGAAGACGACAATGACTGAGAAATTGCTCGTATTCGGGAATTTGATTCGTACTGCAGGTACGGTAAAAGGAAAGAAATCAGGCAAATTCGCAACATCTGACTGGATGGAAATCGAAAAGCAGCGTGGAATTTCCGTTACATCATCTGTAATGAATTTCCCATATAAAGATTATCAAGTGAATATCCTGGATACACCAGGACACGAAGATTTCAGTGAAGATACGTACCGGACGCTGACGGCTGTGGATAGTGTTGTCATGATTATCGATGCGACAAAAGGGATCGAAGCACAGACATTGAAACTATTCAAAGTTTGCCGGATGCGCGGTATTCCGATCTTTACTTTCATCAACAAGCTTGACCGGGAAGGCCGCGAGCCGCTGGAGCTTTTAGAGGAAATCGAAAGCGTATTGGATATCGAGACTTATCCAATGAACTGGCCAGCAGGAATGGGCAAGCGTTTCCTAGGTATTTTCGATAGATACAACAAGCAATTTGTCCGCTTTAATGGAAATGAAGAAGAATCATTCATTCCTTACGATGAGCTGGACGATCCGGCGTATGCCGATTTAACAGGCAATTCCACTTTTGAGGATACGAAAGGTGAACTGGAGCTTTTAGAGGAAGCCGGCGACCAATTCTCATTGGATCGTGTGCTTGCTGGTAAGCAGACACCAGTTTTCTTTGGAAGTGCACTTGCACCATTCGGGGTACAGACTTTCTTTGATACATTCGTTAATCTTGCACCTGCGCCGGGCAGCCGCCGCACGACAGAAGGTATCATGTCTCCCGAGAAAGAAGAGTTCTCTGGATTCATCTTCAAGATTCAGGCAAACATGAACCCGGCTCACCGTGACCGGATTGCTTTCCTGCGGGTCTGCTCAGGTAAATTCGAGCGTGGTATGAGCGTCAATTTATCTCGTTCAGCTAAGCCGATCAAGCTTTCCCAGTCACAGCAATTCGTCGCATCATCCCGTGATACAGTCGAAGAAGCTTATGCCGGCGATATTATCGGTATTTACGATCCGAACATCTACCGAATCGGGGACACACTCGTCGAAGGCAAAGCGAATTTTGAATTTGATGAGCTGCCGCAATTTCCGCCGGAAGTGTTCAAGAAAGTTACCGCCAAAAACGTTATGAAAGCCAAGCAGTTCCAGAAAGGTATCGAGCAGCTTGTTCAAGAAGGAGCAATCCAGCTGTTCCGCGGTAAACGCGACAACAGCTATATCTTAGGTGCAGTCGGAGAGCTTCAGTACGAAGTATTCGAATATCGAATGAAAAACGAGTATAATGTAGAAGTGGTATTGGAATCGATGGGAGAACGCATTCCTCGCTGGCTGAAAGCCGAGCAAGTGGATGAACGCCTATTCGACGAGCGCAGTCTGCTCGTACAGGATCGCGAAGGGGATTACTTGGCATTGTTCAAGAACGATTTCGCCCTCCGCTGGTTCACGGATAAAAATCCGAAAGTCGATTTGATTGATCTATTCGAGGTCAACCAATACGACCAAGCTTCTAACTAA
- a CDS encoding PTS glucose transporter subunit IIA, whose protein sequence is MLKKLFGKNITEESFVSPVNGRVVPLEEVPDPVFAEKMMGDGIAIEPTDETIVSPIDAEVVQVFETKHAIGLKTQMGLELLLHIGLDTVNLKGEGFETFVKAGDKVSAGDKLVTFEKAFIEANAKSSITPVIVTNYEASEYTLEALYPEQAIAGETQIFQVKKK, encoded by the coding sequence ATGCTAAAGAAACTATTCGGTAAGAATATTACGGAAGAAAGTTTTGTAAGCCCTGTCAATGGCAGAGTGGTCCCGCTTGAGGAAGTACCTGATCCAGTGTTTGCCGAAAAGATGATGGGAGACGGTATCGCTATTGAACCGACAGATGAGACAATTGTCAGTCCTATTGATGCAGAAGTCGTTCAAGTGTTTGAAACAAAGCATGCCATCGGCTTGAAAACACAAATGGGGTTGGAGCTGCTCCTTCATATCGGTCTGGATACTGTCAATCTGAAGGGAGAAGGCTTTGAGACTTTTGTCAAAGCAGGCGATAAAGTCTCTGCTGGCGATAAGCTCGTTACCTTCGAAAAAGCATTCATCGAAGCAAATGCGAAAAGCAGCATCACCCCGGTGATCGTCACCAACTACGAAGCAAGCGAGTACACATTGGAAGCACTCTACCCGGAACAAGCTATCGCTGGAGAAACTCAGATATTCCAAGTCAAGAAGAAATAA
- a CDS encoding DEAD/DEAH box helicase — translation MQSYFLDKQDIIKVTGDRFYRRGLEYVNKGRVQGLSFTPSINQWKAVVRGTENYPVRIFFFEDDDLDGVCSCPAYHTHYTCKHIAAVLIAVSRNRFDSNGYTVTEETAAPTAARQTDFTDRLVQAFVSPSERLTSKPPETLKLEYKVEQRFMQTNGNTVFEVELKAGTARTYIVRLAEDFLRSVLHQTRYQLTPSFAFDPRVHIVTPEDKAILERLLEACENSMIHDFTASSLQSEKRAIKLTPSLAKTLLPQLADAGASLHLLHTEPMDTFQVSSQPARLDFYLSTDEDDMLQLGVQDIAAYEYIKNYHYLVKDDTLYPVPPDQRELVKELFAILPYRHDTPQTVSDKNVDRFVSQVVGKLEQIGHVHVAETVRSKVEMAPLVAKVFLDETDDVLHASVSFHYGDHVIQPGQQQSDMPVIKRQPAKEDKVLQQLHAAGFRFSKGRFHLLNVEYMYVFLHEHLPALQEVAEVYISSRVQAMQADDQHEVSSSVRLQQEKGMLEISFDVSGLSEAHISNVLQAMVEKKRYYRIPDGALLDLEQESMENFQDFLEQMQIKKNQLNNQHIFVPIAQSMQVEESLRGAEMEAAFQTLIERLRHPEQIEFDLPSGLQATLRDYQLTGFKWMKTLAYYGLGGILADDMGLGKTLQTITYLTSEREANPDARPALIVVPSSLLYNWQKEFEKFAPSMRTLVISGSAAERQEQLSQLEEHDIIITSYPLLRIDHHVYAGHVFDSLILDEAQAIKNHATQTAKAVGLIQAGKRFALSGTPIENRLEELWSIFHTISPGLFRSRRSFTDLEPEKIARMTRPFILRRVKTDVLHELPEKIETTNYSDLTQEQKEVYVAYLERIRRKIDQTIAEKGFDRGKLEILAGLTRLRQICCHPSLFIENYSGQSGKLEQLLQVIQELKQSNKRFLIFSQFASMLGIIQQALDETDVFYLDGSTPAKERMQMAEAFNEGEKDGFLISLKAGGTGLNLTGADTVILFDLWWNPAVEEQAAGRAHRIGQKNVVQVIRLLTRGTIEERIFELQQRKRALVDQIIQPGETMLNTLSEEEIRSLLSMQVE, via the coding sequence ATGCAATCTTATTTTCTCGACAAACAAGATATCATCAAAGTGACAGGCGATCGATTCTACCGAAGAGGATTGGAGTATGTCAATAAAGGGCGTGTGCAAGGTCTGAGCTTCACGCCATCCATCAACCAATGGAAGGCTGTTGTCCGCGGCACCGAAAACTATCCTGTACGGATTTTCTTCTTTGAGGACGACGATCTTGATGGTGTGTGCAGCTGCCCCGCCTATCACACCCATTATACATGCAAGCATATCGCTGCCGTTCTGATCGCGGTCAGCCGGAACCGGTTTGACAGTAATGGATACACAGTTACCGAAGAAACAGCTGCACCGACAGCTGCCCGTCAAACTGATTTTACGGATCGGCTTGTACAAGCATTCGTATCTCCTTCCGAACGACTGACATCCAAGCCTCCGGAAACTTTGAAGCTGGAATATAAGGTCGAACAGCGCTTTATGCAAACGAACGGTAACACGGTCTTCGAGGTCGAACTGAAGGCAGGTACAGCCCGCACCTACATCGTGCGCCTAGCTGAGGACTTTCTCCGAAGTGTGCTGCATCAAACCCGCTATCAGCTGACGCCGAGTTTTGCATTCGATCCTCGTGTACATATTGTTACCCCCGAGGACAAAGCTATCCTGGAGCGATTGCTGGAAGCTTGTGAGAACAGTATGATTCATGATTTCACAGCTTCTTCCCTTCAGTCGGAAAAACGCGCGATCAAGCTGACGCCTTCACTAGCCAAGACTTTGCTGCCGCAGCTTGCAGATGCAGGTGCCTCACTCCATTTGCTGCATACTGAACCGATGGATACATTTCAAGTGAGCAGTCAGCCAGCACGGTTGGACTTCTATCTTTCGACGGATGAAGACGACATGCTGCAGCTAGGAGTACAGGATATCGCAGCATATGAATATATCAAAAACTACCATTACCTAGTCAAGGATGACACGCTATATCCTGTACCTCCCGACCAGCGGGAATTGGTCAAGGAACTGTTCGCCATCCTTCCTTATCGCCATGATACACCTCAGACTGTATCGGATAAGAACGTGGACCGTTTTGTGTCGCAGGTTGTTGGCAAGCTGGAACAAATCGGACATGTGCATGTTGCTGAAACAGTCCGGAGCAAAGTCGAAATGGCTCCCCTTGTTGCAAAAGTCTTTTTAGATGAGACGGACGATGTACTGCACGCCAGTGTATCTTTCCATTATGGAGATCACGTCATCCAGCCAGGACAACAGCAGTCAGATATGCCTGTCATCAAACGTCAGCCCGCTAAGGAAGACAAAGTCCTTCAGCAATTGCATGCAGCTGGATTCCGCTTTTCCAAAGGCCGTTTCCACTTGCTCAATGTAGAGTATATGTATGTGTTCCTTCATGAGCATCTGCCAGCTTTACAAGAAGTGGCTGAAGTGTATATATCCAGTCGGGTGCAAGCGATGCAGGCCGATGATCAGCATGAGGTTTCCTCTTCCGTCAGACTGCAGCAGGAAAAAGGGATGCTTGAAATCAGCTTTGATGTTTCCGGTCTATCAGAGGCACATATTAGCAATGTCCTGCAGGCAATGGTAGAGAAGAAAAGATATTACCGTATCCCAGATGGTGCATTGCTCGATCTGGAGCAGGAATCCATGGAGAACTTCCAAGACTTCCTTGAACAGATGCAAATCAAAAAGAACCAGCTGAATAATCAGCATATTTTCGTACCGATTGCTCAAAGTATGCAAGTAGAAGAGTCCTTACGCGGAGCTGAAATGGAAGCAGCATTCCAGACACTGATTGAGCGGCTTCGCCATCCGGAACAAATCGAGTTTGACTTGCCATCTGGACTGCAGGCAACACTGCGGGATTATCAGCTGACTGGCTTCAAATGGATGAAAACACTAGCTTATTACGGACTCGGCGGTATTCTGGCCGATGATATGGGACTTGGAAAAACACTGCAGACGATTACCTATCTCACATCAGAACGAGAAGCTAACCCAGATGCACGCCCTGCTCTGATCGTCGTACCTTCCTCTCTGCTCTATAATTGGCAGAAGGAATTTGAGAAATTCGCTCCAAGCATGCGTACACTAGTTATTTCCGGCTCGGCAGCAGAACGGCAGGAACAGCTTTCCCAGCTGGAAGAGCATGATATTATCATCACGTCTTATCCTTTATTGCGGATTGATCATCATGTGTACGCTGGGCATGTGTTCGATAGTCTGATCCTGGATGAAGCGCAGGCAATCAAAAACCATGCAACGCAAACTGCCAAAGCAGTCGGACTGATTCAAGCTGGTAAACGATTTGCATTGAGTGGCACCCCAATCGAAAATAGGCTTGAGGAGCTGTGGTCGATTTTCCACACGATCTCACCTGGTCTATTCCGCAGCCGGAGGTCATTCACTGATTTGGAACCGGAAAAGATCGCCCGGATGACACGTCCATTCATCCTAAGACGAGTAAAAACGGACGTTCTGCACGAGCTTCCTGAAAAGATCGAGACAACGAACTATTCAGATCTTACGCAGGAACAAAAAGAAGTGTATGTCGCCTATCTGGAGCGTATACGTAGGAAGATCGATCAGACGATTGCAGAGAAAGGTTTCGATCGCGGTAAACTCGAAATACTTGCAGGACTGACACGACTGCGCCAAATCTGCTGTCACCCATCTTTGTTCATTGAGAACTACAGCGGCCAATCAGGTAAACTGGAGCAGCTGCTCCAGGTTATCCAAGAATTGAAGCAAAGCAATAAACGATTCTTGATTTTCTCCCAGTTCGCCAGCATGCTGGGAATTATCCAGCAGGCACTGGATGAAACGGACGTCTTCTATCTGGATGGCAGTACACCTGCCAAGGAAAGAATGCAGATGGCAGAAGCGTTCAACGAAGGAGAAAAAGACGGCTTCCTGATCAGCTTGAAAGCCGGGGGGACAGGACTAAACCTGACAGGTGCTGATACCGTTATCCTCTTTGACTTATGGTGGAATCCAGCTGTAGAAGAGCAAGCTGCTGGAAGGGCACACCGTATCGGACAGAAAAATGTCGTTCAGGTGATCCGCCTGCTTACACGCGGAACGATCGAGGAACGAATATTTGAGTTACAGCAGCGTAAACGAGCGCTTGTCGATCAAATCATCCAGCCTGGTGAAACGATGCTTAACACACTTTCAGAAGAAGAAATACGCAGCCTGCTATCCATGCAGGTAGAATAA
- a CDS encoding sporulation protein: protein MSIFNKLIASVGIGSAKVDTKIRNNYFVQGEILYGVVEIKGGVTDQEIDSINLKLMTVYGHEDSDRLSQAVVYTHKVNEPFIISKGERKEIPFSFRIPLDTPITMQDPKTFKNVPPVWIGTDVDVKNAVDLSDIDHISIEPTEVHENIIDAIKVIGFRFRQMENQKPPYGIKIARPYIQQYEFIPTHGRYLKKLDELEVYILQDEYETTIYFEIDKRSRGVFSSLMENLNLDEHRGSVSFKNEEILNNRSLVSDKFDEIIESVL from the coding sequence ATGTCTATTTTCAATAAATTGATTGCTAGTGTTGGAATTGGTTCAGCTAAGGTGGATACAAAGATCAGGAATAATTATTTCGTTCAAGGAGAGATTCTGTATGGTGTCGTTGAAATAAAGGGCGGCGTAACTGACCAAGAGATCGACTCTATCAATCTGAAACTGATGACGGTGTATGGACATGAGGATAGTGATCGTCTGTCGCAGGCAGTTGTGTATACGCATAAAGTGAATGAGCCGTTTATTATCTCAAAAGGGGAAAGAAAGGAGATTCCATTTTCTTTTCGAATTCCTTTGGATACACCAATTACGATGCAGGATCCTAAGACATTCAAGAATGTACCGCCGGTTTGGATCGGTACGGATGTGGATGTGAAGAATGCAGTTGATTTAAGTGACATAGATCATATATCCATTGAGCCGACAGAAGTGCATGAAAATATCATCGATGCAATAAAGGTAATCGGATTCAGATTCAGGCAAATGGAAAATCAGAAGCCTCCATACGGAATCAAGATAGCCAGACCGTATATTCAGCAGTACGAATTTATCCCTACCCATGGAAGATACTTAAAGAAACTCGATGAACTGGAGGTTTATATCCTGCAGGACGAGTATGAGACGACGATTTACTTTGAAATAGATAAGCGAAGCAGAGGCGTATTTTCTTCATTAATGGAGAACTTGAATTTAGACGAGCATAGAGGAAGTGTTTCGTTTAAGAATGAAGAAATCTTGAATAACAGAAGTCTGGTAAGTGATAAATTCGATGAGATAATCGAATCTGTATTATAA